Proteins from a genomic interval of Amycolatopsis sp. cg13:
- a CDS encoding FAD-dependent monooxygenase → MRTVLISGAGVAGLSLAYWLRQYGFRPTLIERAPALRPGGQAVDIRGTAREVVARMGLLDEVRAAHTGTRGIAWLDERGRRVAEMAADAFGDSGGVIADLEILRNDLVRILHDAAAADIEYGTEITALTEESDGIRATFTHGPARTFDVVVGADGIGSGVRSLVFGPESVRDLGYHLGYFPARTRLALDGWEVVYNLPAGNGVGGRVVMLYPLGTSGDSRVLIGFASPEPISPRANPAAVVTEAFAGAGWEIPALLEQLTDDLYFSRAGEVRLTEWHRGRTVLLGDSAFAGSLGMGTSLAIVGAYVLAGELSTMDDPRAAFARYGDEMRDYVAVNRKRPPGGASGFAPRTRNGIRLRNAFMRAIPYLPGRQRMLGGLQRSANAITLKPYPALRS, encoded by the coding sequence ATGCGCACTGTCCTGATCTCCGGCGCAGGCGTCGCCGGACTTTCCCTCGCGTACTGGCTGCGGCAGTACGGTTTTCGCCCGACGCTGATCGAACGCGCCCCCGCGTTACGGCCAGGCGGCCAAGCGGTCGACATCCGCGGCACGGCTCGTGAGGTCGTCGCTCGCATGGGCCTGCTGGACGAAGTCCGTGCCGCGCACACTGGCACCCGCGGCATCGCCTGGCTCGACGAACGCGGCCGTCGCGTGGCGGAGATGGCGGCGGACGCGTTCGGCGATTCCGGCGGGGTGATCGCGGATCTCGAAATCCTCCGCAACGACCTCGTCCGGATCCTGCACGACGCCGCAGCCGCCGACATCGAATACGGCACCGAAATCACTGCGCTGACCGAGGAATCCGACGGAATCCGCGCGACCTTCACGCACGGCCCCGCGCGGACGTTCGACGTCGTGGTCGGCGCGGACGGCATCGGGTCGGGCGTGCGGTCGCTGGTGTTCGGCCCGGAATCCGTCCGCGATCTGGGCTATCACCTCGGGTACTTCCCGGCCCGGACGCGCCTCGCTCTCGATGGCTGGGAGGTCGTCTACAACCTGCCCGCGGGCAACGGCGTCGGCGGCCGGGTCGTCATGCTGTACCCGCTGGGCACTTCCGGAGACAGCCGGGTCCTGATCGGTTTCGCCTCACCAGAACCGATTTCGCCGCGAGCAAACCCGGCCGCGGTGGTAACCGAGGCGTTCGCCGGGGCTGGCTGGGAAATCCCCGCACTCCTCGAGCAACTCACGGACGATCTGTACTTCTCCCGCGCCGGGGAGGTCCGGCTGACGGAATGGCACCGCGGCCGCACGGTCCTGCTCGGCGATTCCGCCTTCGCCGGTTCACTCGGGATGGGGACCAGCCTGGCTATCGTCGGCGCCTACGTCCTCGCCGGTGAACTGTCCACTATGGACGATCCGCGTGCGGCTTTCGCCCGCTACGGCGACGAGATGCGGGACTACGTGGCCGTGAACCGGAAACGCCCGCCCGGCGGGGCCAGCGGATTCGCCCCGCGGACCCGGAACGGCATCCGGCTGCGCAACGCCTTCATGCGCGCGATACCGTATCTGCCGGGCAGACAACGGATGCTGGGCGGGCTTCAGCGCTCGGCGAACGCCATCACGCTGAAGCCCTACCCGGCTTTACGCTCCTGA